In Acidimicrobiales bacterium, one DNA window encodes the following:
- a CDS encoding 4Fe-4S binding protein: protein MSFKVLDDCIGCGACEFSCPTSALSKTDSFLGTFVIDPFLCNDCEECVDKCPVQVIVADPEWPVCSGRGCPLTSKRMAGVECAFWHDRCPDCGSTMWRQDGDAWSCPQCGMHAKVRCPKTHHLETRHPEPVALIPRPTG, encoded by the coding sequence ATGAGCTTCAAGGTCCTCGACGACTGCATCGGCTGCGGCGCCTGCGAGTTCTCGTGCCCGACGTCGGCGCTCAGCAAGACCGATTCGTTCCTGGGCACCTTCGTCATCGACCCCTTCCTCTGCAACGACTGCGAGGAGTGCGTCGACAAGTGCCCGGTGCAGGTGATCGTGGCCGACCCCGAGTGGCCCGTGTGCTCGGGCCGGGGGTGCCCGCTCACGTCCAAGCGCATGGCCGGCGTCGAGTGCGCCTTCTGGCACGACCGCTGCCCGGACTGCGGCAGCACGATGTGGCGCCAGGACGGCGACGCCTGGTCCTGCCCGCAGTGCGGCATGCACGCCAAGGTGCGCTGCCCCAAGACCCACCACCTCGAGACCCGCCACCCCGAACCCGTGGCGCTGATCCCCCGCCCCACCGGCTGA
- a CDS encoding PAS domain-containing protein, which translates to MTRALGLYVRDTQPTALFRDLLGDLLLLTDSEYGYIAESLVDEHGAPYLQTWAITNIAWDHPTRTLYEDNVVVGGGLEFRKLDTLFGWGLRHREVVISNDAARDPRAGGLPPGHAALRSYLAVPILRRDEMVGQIGVANRPGGYDRDLVAYLDPFTTALGNLIEGYRSERERREAQAALARSEGELQALVGHLSDVVTVLEPDGSWRYSSLAGTRLLGYPKGYDVPIFDLLHEDDRAPAAQALEEVLAGERGPEVPIELRVRAADGTFHLLEMVGEDLRDDPAIHGVLITSHDVTERRAAEHRLEVALAQLGALVTSLRDALLFVDDTGRVVYANQAFCDAFAFTGGPGAVVGRPVEDLRPHAAAVVADPAAFAARVEAIYTAWAPVGDEEISLADGRTLARDYVPVPLDPVRRGHLWLYRDITERKALDAQRALALEQQRAARAAIEEQNRSLRELTSLKDEFVATVSHELRTPVTAVASFAGLLQEDAADLPDEQREFAAIIERNATRLLHLVDDLLLLGRLESGQLPVRPGQVDLAAHVQAAIASVGPLAEAGDVTVTAEVEDGPPVRADAQRLDQVLANLLSNAVKFTPCGGRVDVQGHRDGPAWAIEIRDTGVGIPAAEQATIFRRFTRGSNADDRVPGSGLGLVITRAIVERHGGDISLTSVEDEGTTVVVRLPDDGPPEEVGP; encoded by the coding sequence GTGACGCGCGCCCTCGGCCTGTACGTCCGCGACACGCAGCCGACGGCGTTGTTCCGGGACCTGCTCGGGGACCTCCTCCTGTTGACCGACAGCGAGTACGGCTACATCGCAGAGAGCCTCGTCGACGAGCACGGTGCGCCCTACCTCCAGACCTGGGCGATCACCAACATCGCCTGGGACCACCCGACCCGCACGCTGTACGAGGACAACGTCGTCGTCGGAGGAGGCCTCGAATTCCGCAAGCTGGACACGCTGTTCGGCTGGGGACTGCGCCATCGAGAGGTGGTCATCAGCAACGACGCCGCTCGGGACCCGCGGGCCGGAGGTCTCCCTCCCGGGCACGCCGCCCTCCGCAGCTACCTCGCGGTGCCCATCCTCAGGCGGGACGAGATGGTGGGCCAGATCGGCGTGGCCAACCGGCCCGGCGGCTACGACCGCGACCTGGTGGCCTACCTCGACCCCTTCACCACCGCGCTCGGCAATCTGATCGAGGGGTACCGCTCCGAACGCGAGCGCCGGGAGGCCCAAGCCGCTCTGGCCCGGTCCGAGGGGGAGCTCCAAGCGCTGGTCGGGCACCTCTCCGATGTCGTGACCGTCCTCGAGCCGGACGGGTCTTGGCGGTACTCGAGCCTGGCGGGCACCCGCCTGCTCGGGTACCCCAAGGGCTACGACGTGCCCATCTTCGACCTCCTCCACGAGGACGATCGGGCCCCCGCGGCGCAGGCGCTCGAGGAGGTGCTCGCGGGCGAACGTGGCCCCGAGGTCCCGATCGAGCTCCGCGTGCGCGCCGCGGACGGCACCTTCCACCTCCTCGAGATGGTCGGCGAGGACCTCCGCGACGATCCGGCGATCCACGGGGTGCTCATCACCTCCCACGACGTCACCGAGCGTCGAGCGGCCGAGCACCGCCTCGAGGTGGCGCTGGCGCAGCTCGGCGCCCTGGTCACGAGCCTCCGTGACGCCCTCCTCTTCGTCGACGACACGGGCCGGGTGGTCTACGCCAACCAGGCGTTCTGCGACGCCTTCGCGTTCACCGGCGGGCCCGGCGCCGTGGTCGGCCGGCCCGTGGAGGACCTGCGGCCACACGCGGCCGCCGTCGTAGCCGACCCGGCGGCCTTCGCCGCTCGCGTCGAGGCCATCTACACGGCCTGGGCGCCGGTGGGAGACGAGGAGATCTCCCTCGCCGACGGCCGCACCCTCGCACGCGACTACGTGCCCGTGCCGCTCGACCCCGTCCGCCGCGGCCACCTCTGGCTCTACCGGGACATCACCGAGCGCAAGGCCCTCGACGCCCAGCGCGCCCTCGCCCTCGAGCAGCAACGCGCCGCCCGGGCCGCGATCGAGGAGCAGAACCGCTCCCTGCGGGAGCTCACCAGCCTGAAGGACGAGTTCGTGGCCACGGTGTCGCACGAGCTGCGCACCCCGGTGACCGCGGTCGCCAGCTTCGCGGGCCTGCTCCAGGAGGACGCCGCCGACCTTCCCGATGAGCAGCGGGAGTTCGCCGCCATCATCGAGCGCAACGCCACCCGGCTGCTCCACCTCGTGGACGACCTGCTGCTGCTGGGCCGGCTCGAGTCCGGGCAGCTGCCCGTGCGACCGGGGCAGGTCGACCTCGCGGCCCACGTCCAGGCGGCAATCGCCTCGGTCGGCCCACTTGCCGAGGCCGGTGACGTCACCGTCACCGCCGAGGTCGAGGACGGCCCCCCGGTGCGGGCCGACGCCCAGCGCCTCGATCAGGTCCTGGCCAACCTCCTGTCGAACGCAGTGAAGTTCACCCCCTGCGGCGGCCGGGTCGACGTCCAGGGCCATCGGGACGGTCCCGCCTGGGCCATCGAGATCCGCGACACCGGGGTCGGGATCCCCGCCGCCGAGCAGGCCACCATCTTCCGCCGCTTCACCCGGGGCTCGAACGCCGACGACCGGGTCCCGGGCAGCGGCCTCGGGCTCGTGATCACCCGCGCCATCGTCGAGCGCCACGGCGGCGACATCTCGCTCACCAGCGTCGAGGACGAGGGCACCACCGTGGTGGTGCGGCTCCCCGACGACGGCCCACCGGAGGAGGTCGGACCATGA
- a CDS encoding response regulator transcription factor, with the protein MTVTTPSSPPTLVVIDDEPDLRRALEVLFGRAGFTVVTTVDGRAGLRAVHEHHPDLVLLDLGLPQMDGLDVLERIRDLSDVPVMVITARGLESDKVRGLQGGADDYVTKPFGNQELVARAHALLRRAAPTTTTPTTYDDGQLHVDFAAHLVRVTDGTEDLDLTPTEFRLLAALVRHPGQVLSPEQLLDQAWNDPTGIGGDRVKFAVHRLRGRLGWTGPGSPIEAVRGFGYRYRRA; encoded by the coding sequence ATGACGGTCACCACCCCGTCGTCCCCACCCACCCTCGTCGTCATCGACGACGAGCCGGACCTGCGCCGCGCCCTCGAGGTGCTCTTCGGGCGCGCCGGGTTCACCGTCGTCACGACCGTCGACGGCCGCGCCGGGTTGCGGGCGGTCCACGAGCACCACCCGGACCTGGTGCTCCTCGATCTCGGCCTCCCCCAGATGGACGGCCTCGACGTGCTCGAGCGCATCCGGGACCTGAGCGACGTGCCCGTCATGGTCATCACCGCGCGCGGCCTCGAGTCCGACAAGGTCCGCGGTTTGCAGGGCGGTGCCGACGACTACGTGACGAAGCCCTTCGGCAACCAGGAGCTCGTCGCGCGGGCGCACGCACTGCTGCGCCGTGCCGCGCCCACGACCACCACGCCGACGACCTATGACGACGGGCAGCTCCACGTGGACTTCGCCGCCCACCTCGTCCGGGTCACCGACGGCACGGAGGACCTCGACCTCACACCCACGGAGTTCCGACTGCTCGCCGCGCTCGTGCGCCACCCCGGCCAGGTGCTCTCCCCCGAGCAGCTGCTCGACCAGGCGTGGAACGACCCGACGGGCATCGGCGGCGATCGCGTGAAGTTCGCGGTGCACCGCCTGCGTGGACGCCTCGGATGGACGGGGCCCGGCTCCCCCATCGAAGCGGTGCGCGGTTTCGGCTACCGCTACCGGCGCGCTTGA
- a CDS encoding GAF domain-containing protein has protein sequence MTPSEGWEPPSTHVGPRSLRGLLDAVLTVGSDLDLAATLRRITEAAVALVDARYGALGVLDDAGTRLDEFITVGVDDDTHRAIGALPKGLGLLGAIINDASSRRLADLHEDPESAGFPPNHPPMTSFLGVPIRTRDRVFGNLYLTDKTTAEAFTDIDQELVQALAAAAAVAIDNARLHAETERRQATLAAFQQVAQALLDGAGRDDILGEIAARAKALAGADLAAIALPVPGSEQLRIDIAVGAGADSLHRTAFDRHASVSGQVLSTGETILLDDVSHDPRSGPFQRQGDLGPALFVPLEADDGPFGTLVVARRVDTRPFATFEQEIVSSFAGQASLVVHHERQRARIQDVALLEDRDRIARDLHDTVIQGVFATGLTLQGAARLIEEPAARDRVATAVDQLDEIARHIRTVIFGLETQRSATENLRRRALAVVEESGRAIGHEPRLGFDGPIDTVVGETLADEVVAVLRESLSNVARHARATAVEVHVTVTDVLTVTVADDGVGVDPAARRGNGLRNLRERAEAHGGTATLEPGADGGTVVTWAVPLTD, from the coding sequence ATGACCCCGAGCGAGGGCTGGGAGCCCCCCAGCACCCACGTGGGTCCGCGCAGCCTGCGCGGGCTGCTCGACGCGGTCCTGACCGTCGGCTCGGACCTCGACCTCGCCGCCACCCTGCGCCGCATCACCGAGGCGGCCGTCGCCCTGGTGGACGCCCGCTACGGCGCCCTCGGGGTCCTCGACGATGCCGGCACCCGCCTCGACGAGTTCATCACGGTGGGCGTCGACGACGACACCCACCGGGCCATCGGCGCCCTGCCGAAGGGCCTGGGCCTCCTCGGCGCCATCATCAACGACGCCTCCAGCCGGCGCCTGGCCGACCTCCACGAGGACCCCGAGAGCGCCGGCTTCCCGCCCAACCACCCGCCCATGACCTCGTTCCTCGGCGTGCCCATCCGCACCCGGGACCGCGTCTTCGGCAACCTCTACCTCACCGACAAGACGACGGCCGAGGCGTTCACCGACATCGATCAGGAGCTCGTCCAGGCCCTCGCCGCGGCTGCCGCCGTGGCCATCGACAACGCCCGACTGCACGCCGAGACCGAGCGCCGACAAGCGACTCTCGCCGCCTTCCAGCAGGTCGCCCAGGCCCTCCTCGACGGCGCCGGGCGAGACGACATCCTCGGGGAGATCGCGGCCCGGGCCAAGGCGCTGGCCGGTGCCGACCTCGCGGCCATCGCCCTGCCGGTCCCGGGCAGCGAGCAGCTGCGCATCGACATCGCCGTCGGGGCCGGGGCCGACAGCCTCCACCGGACCGCCTTCGACCGGCACGCCAGCGTCAGTGGCCAGGTGCTGAGCACGGGCGAGACCATCTTGCTCGACGATGTGTCCCACGACCCCCGATCCGGCCCGTTCCAGCGTCAGGGAGATCTCGGGCCGGCGCTCTTCGTCCCGCTCGAGGCGGACGACGGTCCCTTCGGCACCTTGGTCGTGGCCCGTCGGGTCGACACCCGGCCCTTCGCGACCTTCGAGCAGGAGATCGTCAGCTCCTTCGCCGGACAGGCGAGCCTCGTCGTGCACCACGAGCGCCAGCGGGCCCGAATCCAGGACGTCGCCCTGCTCGAGGATCGGGACCGCATCGCCCGCGATCTGCACGACACGGTCATCCAGGGCGTGTTCGCCACGGGACTGACCCTGCAGGGCGCGGCCCGCCTCATCGAGGAGCCCGCCGCCCGCGACCGCGTCGCCACCGCGGTCGACCAGTTGGACGAGATCGCCCGCCACATCCGCACGGTGATCTTCGGCCTGGAGACCCAGCGCTCCGCCACCGAGAACCTGCGCCGCCGAGCGCTGGCGGTCGTCGAGGAGTCGGGGCGGGCCATCGGCCACGAGCCCCGCCTCGGCTTCGACGGGCCCATCGACACGGTCGTCGGCGAGACGCTCGCGGACGAGGTGGTGGCGGTGTTGCGCGAGTCCCTCTCGAACGTAGCGCGCCACGCCCGGGCCACCGCCGTCGAGGTGCACGTCACCGTGACCGACGTCCTCACCGTCACGGTCGCCGACGACGGCGTCGGCGTCGACCCCGCCGCTCGCCGGGGCAACGGCCTGCGCAACCTGCGCGAGCGAGCCGAGGCGCACGGTGGCACCGCCACCCTCGAGCCCGGAGCGGACGGCGGGACCGTGGTGACCTGGGCCGTGCCCCTGACCGACTGA
- a CDS encoding DUF4393 domain-containing protein, whose protein sequence is MTGSSRDEGHEADTEATGDGPPDPTLYEALPGLARIGLRAGFRTLAWMANETLTTGEQVVNAVAEGESPIPVVRESSRDAWAMVARSFGLEDDDADPTATARRRSGERPATNEELRAKGADLLHRSADVRIDDDTHPAFAHILDELTPDEARMLRFLCTEGPQPSVDVRTNRPFGVGSELVAGGLSMIGLQAGVRHQDRTQSYLNNLERLGLIWFSRETVEPARYQVVEVQPEVVDALKRAGRAPKTIRRSIHLTPFGDDFCATCLPTDPAPSAGAQP, encoded by the coding sequence GTGACCGGATCTTCCCGCGACGAGGGGCACGAGGCCGACACCGAGGCGACCGGCGACGGCCCGCCGGACCCCACCCTCTACGAGGCGCTCCCCGGCCTCGCCCGGATCGGCCTGCGGGCGGGCTTTCGCACCCTCGCCTGGATGGCCAACGAGACCCTCACCACCGGCGAGCAGGTGGTGAACGCCGTGGCCGAAGGGGAGTCCCCCATCCCGGTGGTGCGCGAGTCCAGCCGCGACGCCTGGGCGATGGTCGCTCGCTCGTTCGGGCTCGAAGACGACGACGCCGACCCCACGGCCACGGCGCGGCGCCGCAGCGGCGAGCGGCCGGCCACCAACGAGGAGCTGCGGGCCAAAGGGGCCGATCTGCTCCACCGGTCGGCCGACGTGCGCATCGACGACGACACCCACCCCGCCTTCGCCCACATCCTCGACGAGCTCACCCCCGACGAGGCCCGCATGCTGCGCTTCCTCTGCACGGAGGGACCCCAGCCGTCGGTGGACGTGCGCACCAACCGACCCTTCGGCGTCGGCTCCGAGCTCGTGGCCGGAGGGCTCTCGATGATCGGGCTCCAGGCCGGCGTGCGCCACCAGGACCGCACGCAGTCCTACCTCAACAACCTCGAGCGGCTGGGCCTCATCTGGTTCTCCCGTGAGACCGTCGAGCCCGCCCGTTACCAGGTGGTCGAGGTGCAGCCCGAGGTGGTCGACGCCCTCAAGCGGGCCGGCCGGGCGCCCAAGACCATCCGCCGATCGATCCACCTGACCCCCTTCGGCGACGACTTCTGCGCCACCTGCCTGCCGACCGACCCTGCGCCCTCGGCCGGCGCCCAGCCGTGA
- a CDS encoding serine hydrolase → MSDPRADLQTALAAVVADGPARPGVAVRRLSDGLECGIDAHARFPTASTFKVFVLLALYRWAAAERVDLHRARVTVRAADRSRGSGVLTFLDEGLAPTLFDLAMLMTVVSDNTATDVLIEQVGLDAVPRLVTDLGLADTHVGARCDDMLRDLLGDAPPGLPDHGMFRAGAAAFEAGTNALLSVADLDDRHNWTSAHDLVECFATLWSTEATAALGVGDDARREMIAVLERQQLNAGIPRYLPAGTTVAHKTGMLPGLIHVAGDAGVVEVPGAGPVAIAVLTSTQDQGAYPPGGPDTFTDDVQRQIGRVARTVHDHLRTTDA, encoded by the coding sequence GTGAGCGACCCGCGGGCGGACCTGCAAACGGCACTCGCCGCGGTCGTGGCGGACGGTCCGGCCCGGCCGGGGGTGGCCGTCCGGCGCTTGTCCGACGGCCTCGAGTGCGGCATCGATGCCCACGCCCGCTTCCCCACCGCCAGCACCTTCAAGGTGTTCGTGCTGCTCGCCCTGTACCGCTGGGCCGCAGCCGAGCGGGTCGACCTCCACCGGGCGCGGGTGACCGTGCGGGCCGCCGACCGCTCCCGGGGCAGCGGGGTCCTCACCTTCCTCGACGAGGGGCTGGCGCCGACGCTTTTCGACCTCGCCATGCTGATGACCGTCGTCTCCGACAACACCGCGACCGACGTACTGATCGAGCAGGTCGGCCTCGACGCCGTGCCGCGCCTCGTCACCGACCTCGGCTTGGCGGACACCCACGTGGGCGCCCGATGTGACGACATGCTGCGCGACCTGCTGGGCGACGCCCCACCGGGACTTCCCGACCACGGGATGTTCCGAGCGGGGGCGGCCGCCTTCGAGGCCGGCACCAACGCCCTGCTCTCGGTGGCCGACCTCGACGACCGCCACAACTGGACGTCCGCCCACGACCTCGTGGAGTGCTTCGCCACCCTCTGGTCGACCGAGGCCACCGCGGCCCTCGGGGTGGGCGACGACGCACGACGCGAGATGATCGCCGTGCTCGAACGCCAACAGCTCAACGCCGGGATTCCCCGCTACCTGCCCGCCGGCACCACGGTGGCCCACAAGACGGGGATGCTGCCCGGCCTCATCCACGTGGCCGGCGACGCCGGCGTGGTGGAGGTCCCGGGCGCAGGGCCAGTCGCCATCGCGGTGCTCACGTCGACCCAGGACCAGGGCGCCTACCCGCCCGGCGGGCCGGACACCTTCACCGACGACGTGCAGCGCCAGATCGGCCGGGTGGCCCGGACCGTCCACGACCACCTCCGCACGACCGACGCCTGA